Within the Azospirillum brasilense genome, the region ACATGCGGCGGCACCACGTCGTGGGCGGTGCGCTTGACCAGCCCGTCGCCCTCCAGCCATTGCAGCGTCTGGGCCAGCATCCGCTCGCTGACCCCGCCGATGGTGCGGCGGAGTTCGCTGAAGCGGAGCGTTCCGCTTTCCAGGGCGATCAGAACCAGGACCCCCCAACGGCTGGTGACGTGCTTCAGCACCTCCCGCGATGGGCAGGCCGCGGCCATCAGGTCGCCGCGCTGCATCCGCTCCGACAGCGGCAGCGGAGTGTAGTCATCGTCTGGTTCCGGCATCGCCGTTCTCCCGCAGGAAAAATCTTCACACTTACATTTATGTACGTACTTACGAAAAGTAAGCAAGTGGATTAGGTAGGTGGTCACCACCCAACCGCAAACGGGACACCCGACCATGACCATCGCCGTCACCGGTGCCACCGGCCAGCTTGGCCGCCTCGTCATCGCCCGCCTGAAGGAGACGGTTCCGGCCTCCGGCATCGTCGCCCTGGTGCGCTCCCCCGCCAAGGCCGCCGACCTGGGGGTCGAGGCCCGCGAAGCCGATTACGGCAACCCCGGCGCGCTCGCCCGCGCGCTGGCCGGCGTCGACACGCTGCTGCTGATCTCCTCGAACGAGATCGGGCAGCGGGCGGCGCAGCACCGCAACGTCGTCAACGCCGCGAAGGCGGCGGGCGTCGGGCGGATCGTCTACACCAGCCTGCTCCACGCCGACCGCTCGCCGCTGAGCCTCGCCGGGGAGCACCGGGAGACGGAGGAGGAACTGAAGGCGTCGGGCATCCCCTTCACCATCCTGCGCAACGGCTGGTACACGGAGAACCACACCGGTTCGGTCGGCGCGGCGCTAGCCGGGGGTGCCTTTATCGGCAGCGCCGGCGACGGGCGGATTTCCTCCGCCACGCGCGCCGATTACGCCGACGCGGCGGTGGCGGTGCTGACCGGCACCGGCCATGAGGGCAAGACCTACGAGCTAGCCGGGGACGACGCGGTGACGCTGGCCGACCTCGCCGCGGAGATTTCCCGCCAATCCGGCAAGGACATCCCCTACCGGAACCTGCCGGAGGCGGACTACGCCGCCATTCTCGCCGGCTTCGGCCTTCCCGAGGCCTTCGCGAAGGGCATCGCCTCCTGGGATGCCGATGCGTCGAAGGGCGCGCTGTTCGACGACGGGCGCCAGCTGTCGGCGCTGATCGGGCGTCCGACCACGCCGCTGTCCGCCGCCGTGGCCGCCGCCTTGCCCCGATAAGGGCGGGCCGGCAAAGAAAAAGACCCCCTCGCCCGTGCAAGGCGAGGGGGTCTTTTTGTGAGAGGCTACGGTCTGACGACGCTTACTGCGAAGCCGCCGCGATCTCCCGCGCGCGGCGGGAGACCGACGCCGCGTAGTGGTCCTTGGCCAGCACGGTGTAGACCGCCGGCAGGACGAACAGCGTGAACAGCGTGCCGATCAGCATGCCCGACACGATCACCAGACCGATGGAGAAGCGGCTGGCCGCACCGGCGCCGGCGGCGGTCAGCAGCGGTAGGAGGCCCACCACCATCGCCGCCGTGGTCATCAGGATCGGGCGCAGACGGACGCGGGCCGCGTGCTCGATGGCGGTGCGACGGTCCACCCGCTCGTTGATCTGCATCTCGCGGGCGAATTCCACCATCAGGATGCCGTGCTTGCTGATCAGGCCGATCAGCGTCACCAGACCCACCTGTGTGTAGATGTTCATGGTGGACAGGCCGAAGAACAGCGGCAGCAGCGCCCCGCAGATCGACATCGGCACCGAGATCAGGATCACCAGCGGGTCGCGCAGCGATTCGAACTGCGCGGCCAGCACCAGATAGATGACCACCAGCGCGAAGACGAAGGTGACCATGAGCTGGCTGCCTTCGGTCACGTACTGGCGAGATTCCGACAGGTAGGAGTGGCCGAAGCCGGCGGGCAGGATCTCGCGGGCCTGCCGCTCCAGGAATTCCACGGCCTGACCCATCGTCACGCCCGGCATCGGCACCGCGGAGAAGGTCGCGGAGGGAAGCTGGTTGTACTTGGTCAGGGCGTTCGGCTCCGTCGCCATCTCGATCGAGACGACGGTGGACAGCGGGATCTGCGCGCCGTTGCCCGCGGTCACGTAATAGCGGGTCAGCGTCTCCGGCGTCAGGCGCTTGTCGCGCGGCACCTGCGGGATGACCTCGTAGGAGCGGCCGTTCAGGTTGAAGCGGTTGACGTAGTTGCCGCCGACCAGGACCGCCAGCGTGTCGCCGATCGACTGCATCGACAGGCCGAGGTCCGCCGCCTTGGAGCGGTCGACATGCAGCCGGACGACTGGGCTGTTGAACTGCAGGTCGCTGTCGGTGACGATGAACATGCCGCTTTCCATGGCGGCGGTCTTGATGCGCTCCATGGCGTTGAAGATGGTCTGGTAGTCGCCGGGGCTGTTGATGACCATCTGCACCGGCAGGCCGCCGGTGGAGCCGGGCAGGGCCGGTGGCGACACCAGGAACACCTGCGTGCCGGCCACCTTGCCGAGATCGGCCTGGACCAGCGGCTGAAGCTCCTTGGCGCTGCGGGTGCGCTCGTCCCACGGCTTCAGGATCATGCCGGCGAAGCCCTGGGTCAGGGTCGGCAGGCCGTTCAGCACGAAGCGGGTGTCGGTCTCCGGATAGTGGGTGAACACCTCGTCCATCTCGCGCCCGTAGGCGTCCATGTAATCGAGGTTGGCGTACTGCGGCCCCTTGGTGATGCCGAACAGGATGCCCTGGTCCTCCTCAGGCGCCAGCTCCGACATGGTGTTGGCGAAGAGGAAGCCGACGCTGAGCAGCACGCCGAAGCCGAACAGCAGGGTCGCCGCCCGGTAGTCCAGCGCGCCGCCCAGACGCCGCCCGTACCAGCCGGACAGTTTCTCGAAGGTCCGGTCGACGAAGCGGGCGAAGCGGCCCTCGTTCATGTCGCGGGTCAGCAGGAGCGAGCACATCATCGGCGACAGCGTCAGCGCCACCACGCCGGAAATGATGACCGATCCCGCCAGCGTGAAGGCGAACTCGCGGAACAGCGCGCCGGTCAGCCCGCCGAGGAAGCCGATGGGGGCGTACACGGCGGCCAGCGTGATGGTCATGGAAATGATCGGCCCGATGATCTCCCGTGCGCCGATCAGCGCGGATTCGACGGGCGACTTTCCCTCCTCCAGGTGGCGGTGGACGTTCTCCACCACCACGATGGCGTCATCCACCACGAGGCCGATGGCGAGCACCATGGCGAGCAGCGTCAGCAGGTTCAGGCTGAAGCCCATCGCCAGCATGATCGTCGCGGCACCCACGATGGACAGCGGGATGGTCACGATGGGGATCAGCACCGAGCGGAAGGAGCCCAGGAACAGGAAGATCACCACGATGACGATGCCGACCGCCTCCAGCAGCGTCTTCTGCACCTCGTCGATGGAGGCCTGGATGAAGCGGGTGGAGTCGTAGACAATCTCCATCTTCAGCGACGGCGGCAGGTTGCGCTCCAACTCCGGCACCAGCTTGCGGATGTCCTCCACGATGGTCAGCGGGTTGCCGGTCGGCGTGGAGTTGATGCCGATGAAGATCGCCTGCTGGCCGTTCATCGACACGCTGGCGTTGGAGCTTTGCGCGCCCAGCTCGATCTCGGCGATGTCCTTCATGCGCACCAGCGCGCCGTCCTTGGACTTCACCACCATCTGCCGGAACTGCTCGACGTCGGTCAGGCCGGTGTTGGTGGTGATGTTGGAGACGACGAAGACGCCTTTCGATTGCCCGGGGGCGGACTGGTAGTTGTTGGCCTGGATCGCCGCCCGCACGTCGGCGGCGGCGATGTTGCGCGCGGCCATCCGGTCGGGGTCGAGCCAGACGCGCATGGCGAAGGTCTGGCCGCCCAGGATCTGCGCCTCGGCGACGCCGGACACGGTGGACAGCAGCGGCTGCACCACGCGCGTCAGGTAGTCGGAGATGGCCGCCCCGGACAGCTCCGGGCTGGCGAAGCCCATGTAGAGGATGGAGGTCGTCTCGCCCGTGGATTTCAGGATCACGGGGTCGTTGGCCTCGCGCGGAAGCTGGTATTTGACCTGCTGCACCTTCGACATCACGTCGGTCATCGCGACGTTGGGGTTGAAGTTCAGCCGGATGTAGGCGGTGACGAGGCTCACCCCCTGGGTGGAGGAGGAGGTGATGTAGTCGATGCCTTCCGCCGTCGCCACCGCCTGCTCGATGGGCGTCGTGATGAAGCCCTGCATCAGGTCGGGAGAGGCGCCGGCGTAGGAGGTGGTGATGGTGATGACGGTGTTCTGCAGCTCCGGATACTGCCGGATCGGCAGATCCGTCAGCGACCGGACGCCGACCAGCAGGATCAGCAGGCTGACCACCAGCGCCAGGACCGGCCGTCGGATGAAGATGTCGGTGAATGACATGGCCGGATCCTCAGTTGCGCGGAACGGTCTGCGGCGGCACCAGCGCGCTCGCTTCCGTCGGCACCACGGCGGCGCCGTTGTTCAGCTTGAGCTGGCCGGAGGAGACCAGCCGGTCGCCGGGCTTCACCCCGTCGAGGATCTCCACCTTGCCGTCGAAGCGGTCGCCGGTCTTCACCGGAACGCGCTTGGCGACATGGCCGTCCTTGCCCTCGGCGTCCTTCTGAGCCGCGACGACGAAGACGCTGTCGCCGTAGACCGTGTAGTCCACCGCGGTTTCCGGAACGACGATGCGGTTGTGGGCCGGCGGCTGGACGACGCGGATGTTGGCGAACATGCCGGGCAGCAGCTTGCGCTCGGGGTTCTGCAGCGTGGCGCGCACCTTGATGGCGCGGGTGTCCGGGCTGACCTGTGGCTCGATGGTCGAGATCGCCGCGTCGAAGTTGGCGCCGGGGGCGGCGTCGGCGGAGATCAGCACCGGCTGCCCGACGCGGATCTGGCTCAGCGCCTGCTCGGGCAGGGTGAAGTCGACGAACAGGTTGGCGAGGTCGGTCAGCGTGACGACGGGGCCGCCGGCGCTGACATACTCGCCGACATTCACCTGCCGGATGCCGAGTTCACCATCGAAGGGCGCGCGGATCAGCTTCTGGGCGATCAGCGCCTCGGTCTTCTTGATGTTGGCGTTGGCCTCATCGAGCTGGGCCTGGTTCTGGTCGACGGTGACCTGCGGGCCGGCCTGGTTGCGCAGCAGGTTGCGGGCGCGCTGCAGGTTGTTCTCGGCCAGCTTCGCCTGGGCGCGGTAGGCCAGCAGGTCGGCCTGATCCGGAGCGTCGTTGAGCTGCACCAGCGGCGCGCCGGCCTTCACGGTGGCGCCCGATTCGAAGAAGATCTGGGTCACGCGCCCGACCACCTCCGGCGCCACGGTGACCTGCCGGCTGGCGGTCAGGGTGCCGATGGCGGTGGTGTATTTGGGAACGGACTGCGCCGTCGCCTCGGCGACCGAGACGGGAGTCGGCGGCGGCTTGTTGCCGGCGAAGAAGTCGGCAATG harbors:
- a CDS encoding efflux RND transporter periplasmic adaptor subunit, with the translated sequence MTSDIDHSAHAPERTTARRPVTRGRLAFRIIIMAVILAVLFGGLYAFNNFRNKAIADFFAGNKPPPTPVSVAEATAQSVPKYTTAIGTLTASRQVTVAPEVVGRVTQIFFESGATVKAGAPLVQLNDAPDQADLLAYRAQAKLAENNLQRARNLLRNQAGPQVTVDQNQAQLDEANANIKKTEALIAQKLIRAPFDGELGIRQVNVGEYVSAGGPVVTLTDLANLFVDFTLPEQALSQIRVGQPVLISADAAPGANFDAAISTIEPQVSPDTRAIKVRATLQNPERKLLPGMFANIRVVQPPAHNRIVVPETAVDYTVYGDSVFVVAAQKDAEGKDGHVAKRVPVKTGDRFDGKVEILDGVKPGDRLVSSGQLKLNNGAAVVPTEASALVPPQTVPRN
- a CDS encoding winged helix-turn-helix transcriptional regulator, producing MPEPDDDYTPLPLSERMQRGDLMAAACPSREVLKHVTSRWGVLVLIALESGTLRFSELRRTIGGVSERMLAQTLQWLEGDGLVKRTAHDVVPPHVDYSLTPLGREAAEKVRLLADWIEFNLPRIAEGWTNRQNAAAN
- a CDS encoding MexW/MexI family multidrug efflux RND transporter permease subunit is translated as MSFTDIFIRRPVLALVVSLLILLVGVRSLTDLPIRQYPELQNTVITITTSYAGASPDLMQGFITTPIEQAVATAEGIDYITSSSTQGVSLVTAYIRLNFNPNVAMTDVMSKVQQVKYQLPREANDPVILKSTGETTSILYMGFASPELSGAAISDYLTRVVQPLLSTVSGVAEAQILGGQTFAMRVWLDPDRMAARNIAAADVRAAIQANNYQSAPGQSKGVFVVSNITTNTGLTDVEQFRQMVVKSKDGALVRMKDIAEIELGAQSSNASVSMNGQQAIFIGINSTPTGNPLTIVEDIRKLVPELERNLPPSLKMEIVYDSTRFIQASIDEVQKTLLEAVGIVIVVIFLFLGSFRSVLIPIVTIPLSIVGAATIMLAMGFSLNLLTLLAMVLAIGLVVDDAIVVVENVHRHLEEGKSPVESALIGAREIIGPIISMTITLAAVYAPIGFLGGLTGALFREFAFTLAGSVIISGVVALTLSPMMCSLLLTRDMNEGRFARFVDRTFEKLSGWYGRRLGGALDYRAATLLFGFGVLLSVGFLFANTMSELAPEEDQGILFGITKGPQYANLDYMDAYGREMDEVFTHYPETDTRFVLNGLPTLTQGFAGMILKPWDERTRSAKELQPLVQADLGKVAGTQVFLVSPPALPGSTGGLPVQMVINSPGDYQTIFNAMERIKTAAMESGMFIVTDSDLQFNSPVVRLHVDRSKAADLGLSMQSIGDTLAVLVGGNYVNRFNLNGRSYEVIPQVPRDKRLTPETLTRYYVTAGNGAQIPLSTVVSIEMATEPNALTKYNQLPSATFSAVPMPGVTMGQAVEFLERQAREILPAGFGHSYLSESRQYVTEGSQLMVTFVFALVVIYLVLAAQFESLRDPLVILISVPMSICGALLPLFFGLSTMNIYTQVGLVTLIGLISKHGILMVEFAREMQINERVDRRTAIEHAARVRLRPILMTTAAMVVGLLPLLTAAGAGAASRFSIGLVIVSGMLIGTLFTLFVLPAVYTVLAKDHYAASVSRRAREIAAASQ
- a CDS encoding SDR family oxidoreductase, whose protein sequence is MTIAVTGATGQLGRLVIARLKETVPASGIVALVRSPAKAADLGVEAREADYGNPGALARALAGVDTLLLISSNEIGQRAAQHRNVVNAAKAAGVGRIVYTSLLHADRSPLSLAGEHRETEEELKASGIPFTILRNGWYTENHTGSVGAALAGGAFIGSAGDGRISSATRADYADAAVAVLTGTGHEGKTYELAGDDAVTLADLAAEISRQSGKDIPYRNLPEADYAAILAGFGLPEAFAKGIASWDADASKGALFDDGRQLSALIGRPTTPLSAAVAAALPR